One stretch of Paenibacillus sp. FSL R5-0341 DNA includes these proteins:
- a CDS encoding LysR family transcriptional regulator: MELSDIDIVLAVARSGKISQAAKELNYAQSNVTTRIKKLEQEYQIQLFNRFPKGVVLTSKGEQFIEYATRIHNLLHDLKQDMTDPGEPSGMLKIGIVETAASSRFMEILNEYQITYPKVSISLVNATSPKVLRKKIQDYEIDGAFISGACVKEGLKVEYEMQDTVHIISKKTDAPPESLCQVSWVVFPEGCPYREMTEEFLQEEGLSARNIIEVSTMENLLSCVESGIAFTIMPCSVIHKKPNDFSVFDLADRFTHTTTTFVRGEDRYVSSALDQFMKLLNQKCITF; this comes from the coding sequence ATGGAACTTTCCGATATCGATATTGTTCTCGCGGTGGCACGTTCAGGCAAAATCTCACAGGCCGCCAAAGAACTGAATTACGCGCAATCCAATGTCACCACACGCATCAAAAAACTGGAGCAGGAATATCAGATACAGCTGTTTAATCGATTTCCCAAAGGCGTTGTGCTGACCTCCAAAGGAGAACAGTTTATTGAATACGCTACACGCATTCACAACCTTTTGCACGATCTGAAGCAGGATATGACCGATCCCGGGGAGCCTTCTGGCATGCTAAAAATCGGCATTGTGGAGACGGCGGCATCTAGCCGCTTTATGGAAATTCTGAATGAGTATCAAATAACCTATCCGAAGGTATCCATCTCACTCGTCAACGCCACTTCACCCAAAGTACTGCGCAAGAAAATACAGGACTATGAGATTGATGGTGCTTTTATTAGCGGGGCTTGTGTGAAAGAAGGTTTGAAGGTGGAATACGAGATGCAGGACACCGTTCATATCATCTCCAAAAAGACAGACGCACCACCCGAAAGCCTGTGCCAAGTATCGTGGGTTGTTTTCCCTGAGGGCTGCCCGTATCGTGAAATGACCGAAGAATTTTTGCAGGAAGAGGGGCTGTCCGCCCGTAATATCATTGAAGTTAGTACGATGGAAAACCTGCTTAGCTGTGTGGAGTCTGGCATTGCTTTTACCATTATGCCGTGCAGCGTTATTCACAAGAAACCGAATGATTTCTCCGTATTCGATCTGGCAGATCGTTTTACACATACCACGACAACCTTTGTCCGCGGTGAGGATCGTTATGTCAGCAGTGCGCTGGACCAATTCATGAAGCTGCTGAATCAGAAGTGCATTACGTTTTAA
- a CDS encoding alkene reductase, with protein MDNTNTRSTLLSPVTIHQWQLRNRIVMAPLTRGFADDREGTVTDEMVAYYEQRARDGVGLIITEGINPNLAGKGTYGIPGLYTDEQTISWKRVTDAVHRHGGTIIAQLWHVGRLSHSDLIGTAPLAPSSLAAEGRVHKLHKLYQVPQAMSAQDIADTIEHFQTAAHNAVLAGFDGIELHAAHGYLIDQFINEKTNHRTDEYGGDTAGRLRFLRDIIVAVKKEIRVDRISVRFSEKKDDDASYAWADKAGMIDAYLNLFRETGITILHPSTDHYAKAWDGEQSFHERIRSQWDGIIIGVGDLDVQTAEHAIGKGSIDLAAFGRPFIANPDLVRKLHAGEQLVEYDANTHLPVLV; from the coding sequence ATGGATAACACGAATACACGTTCAACATTATTAAGCCCGGTAACGATTCATCAGTGGCAATTAAGGAACCGAATTGTGATGGCACCGTTGACCCGGGGATTTGCTGATGATCGGGAGGGGACCGTGACGGATGAGATGGTGGCGTATTATGAGCAGCGTGCGCGAGATGGTGTGGGGCTGATCATTACCGAGGGCATTAACCCGAATCTGGCAGGCAAAGGCACTTACGGCATCCCCGGTTTATATACAGATGAACAGACGATTTCTTGGAAAAGGGTAACAGATGCTGTTCACAGACATGGAGGCACCATTATTGCTCAACTGTGGCATGTCGGAAGATTGTCTCATTCCGATCTAATCGGAACCGCTCCATTGGCGCCCTCCAGCCTTGCGGCAGAGGGAAGAGTTCATAAGCTTCATAAGCTGTATCAGGTTCCTCAGGCGATGAGTGCACAGGATATAGCGGATACTATTGAGCATTTTCAGACGGCCGCCCATAATGCGGTTCTGGCAGGGTTCGACGGGATCGAGCTGCATGCTGCGCATGGGTATCTGATCGACCAGTTTATCAATGAGAAGACCAACCACAGAACAGATGAATATGGAGGCGACACTGCGGGTAGATTGCGGTTCCTGCGAGATATTATTGTGGCTGTGAAAAAAGAGATCCGTGTGGATCGCATATCGGTACGATTCTCTGAGAAAAAGGATGATGATGCATCCTATGCTTGGGCAGATAAAGCTGGAATGATAGATGCATATCTGAACTTGTTCCGCGAGACGGGAATAACAATCTTGCATCCCTCAACAGATCATTATGCGAAAGCGTGGGATGGTGAGCAGTCCTTTCACGAGCGGATTCGAAGTCAGTGGGATGGAATCATCATTGGTGTGGGGGATCTGGATGTTCAGACTGCGGAGCACGCTATTGGCAAGGGAAGCATAGATCTGGCTGCGTTCGGAAGACCGTTTATCGCAAATCCCGATCTGGTCCGGAAATTGCATGCCGGTGAGCAGTTGGTGGAGTATGATGCGAATACGCATCTGCCTGTATTGGTGTAA
- a CDS encoding VOC family protein — protein MSAIGPDFISLQVSNLESSAEFYQNYLGLVRSQAGPPHAVVFETKPIAFALRDLLPGTELGSGAQPGLGVALWLHAPDTQDIHDKLVAAGVKITSAPIDGPFGRTFTFADPDGYQVTLHSKV, from the coding sequence ATGTCAGCAATTGGACCGGATTTCATTTCACTTCAGGTTAGCAATCTTGAAAGCTCTGCCGAATTTTATCAAAACTATCTCGGACTGGTACGCTCACAGGCGGGACCACCTCATGCGGTAGTTTTTGAAACAAAACCTATTGCATTTGCTCTGCGTGACCTATTGCCGGGAACCGAACTTGGTTCAGGTGCTCAGCCAGGACTTGGTGTTGCTCTGTGGCTCCATGCCCCGGATACGCAAGACATTCACGACAAGCTTGTTGCAGCAGGCGTAAAAATTACATCTGCACCAATAGATGGACCATTCGGGAGAACCTTTACATTTGCCGACCCAGATGGGTACCAAGTTACCCTTCACAGTAAAGTCTAA
- a CDS encoding MFS transporter, with the protein MNMRQQVKQAPVPTWIIFLLASACGLIVANLYYAQTVIGPISITTGLSSAAAGLIVTLTQIGYVIGLLFIVPLSDITENRRLVVLFLIALVVALIAAAFSPTAVIFLTASLFIGIGSVVAQILVPYATYLTSEEQRGRVVGNVMSGLLLGIMLARPVASFITSLFGWQTVFVFSAIVITLLMLLLSRALPARQPEPALKYGQLIVSLGTLFRTMPLLRRRAFYQASLFGAFSLFWTTVPLRLANDFGMSQQGIAWFALAGVGGAIAAPIAGRLADRGLTRILTGAAMVIAAASFGLAYAFQSHSTFALILLVIVAITLDMAVSGNLVLGQRIIYSLGSEARGRVNGIFMSIFFVGGAIGSSLGSWSYAHGGWSLTSLIGLIMPLLALVYYFTEKKAVVVSNE; encoded by the coding sequence ATGAATATGAGACAACAAGTGAAGCAGGCACCTGTGCCCACGTGGATTATTTTTTTGCTGGCCTCAGCTTGTGGATTGATTGTGGCAAACCTGTATTATGCTCAGACCGTTATCGGACCGATCAGCATAACCACGGGTCTTTCTTCTGCCGCTGCCGGATTGATCGTAACGTTGACTCAGATTGGTTATGTTATTGGTTTGTTATTCATCGTGCCGCTCAGTGACATTACCGAGAATCGGCGTCTGGTCGTACTTTTCCTCATCGCACTGGTCGTTGCCCTAATTGCTGCGGCTTTCTCGCCCACGGCTGTTATATTTCTGACTGCCTCTCTATTCATTGGCATAGGTTCTGTTGTCGCTCAGATTCTGGTGCCCTATGCAACGTATCTTACTTCCGAAGAGCAGCGCGGGCGTGTTGTGGGCAATGTAATGAGCGGGTTGCTACTGGGCATTATGCTGGCTCGTCCTGTCGCAAGCTTTATCACCAGTCTCTTCGGATGGCAGACAGTTTTTGTATTCTCCGCCATTGTCATAACACTTCTCATGCTGCTCCTATCACGTGCTCTTCCTGCTCGCCAACCTGAACCCGCCTTAAAATACGGTCAATTAATCGTGTCCTTGGGCACACTGTTCAGAACGATGCCGCTGCTGCGCCGCCGGGCGTTCTATCAGGCCAGTCTGTTTGGTGCTTTCAGCTTGTTCTGGACCACGGTTCCGCTGAGACTGGCTAACGATTTTGGCATGTCACAGCAAGGCATTGCCTGGTTCGCTCTGGCTGGTGTCGGAGGTGCTATTGCCGCTCCCATTGCCGGGAGACTGGCTGATCGCGGACTAACGCGTATTCTGACGGGTGCTGCCATGGTGATCGCTGCTGCTTCATTCGGTCTTGCTTATGCGTTCCAGAGCCACTCCACGTTTGCATTGATCCTGCTTGTGATCGTCGCAATCACACTGGATATGGCTGTCTCGGGAAATCTGGTGCTGGGTCAACGCATCATCTACTCGTTAGGAAGTGAAGCGAGAGGACGCGTGAATGGCATATTCATGTCGATCTTTTTTGTCGGCGGAGCTATTGGATCTTCTCTTGGAAGCTGGTCTTACGCCCATGGGGGCTGGAGTCTCACATCGCTGATTGGCCTGATCATGCCACTGCTTGCTTTGGTGTATTACTTTACGGAAAAGAAAGCCGTAGTCGTCAGCAATGAATAG
- a CDS encoding TetR/AcrR family transcriptional regulator, with translation MTAKRGRPRNMETQNAILTASYELLLEHGFGTVTIEKIAERAQVSKATIYKWWPNKGAVIMDGYMSAATARLPVPDTGSVLEDIRIHASNLVRFLTSREGKVITQIIGEGQSDEGLAEEYRTRYIQPRRREARGILEKGVERGELKSGIDIGLYIDLIYGPVFYRMLVTGEAMDDRFVDVLLRSLFEGIQSK, from the coding sequence ATGACTGCCAAAAGAGGACGTCCGCGTAACATGGAAACCCAGAATGCCATTCTTACAGCATCGTACGAGTTGTTGTTGGAGCACGGCTTCGGGACAGTTACGATTGAAAAAATTGCTGAACGTGCACAGGTGAGCAAAGCCACCATCTACAAATGGTGGCCGAATAAAGGCGCCGTCATCATGGACGGATATATGTCTGCTGCAACGGCAAGATTGCCAGTACCGGATACAGGCTCGGTATTGGAGGATATACGCATACATGCGAGTAATCTGGTTCGTTTTTTGACCAGTCGGGAAGGAAAAGTGATTACGCAGATTATTGGAGAAGGGCAGTCGGATGAAGGGCTTGCCGAAGAGTACCGTACACGATACATCCAACCACGTCGGCGTGAAGCTCGGGGAATTCTGGAGAAGGGTGTGGAGCGCGGCGAATTGAAGAGTGGGATAGACATTGGATTGTACATTGATCTGATCTACGGACCAGTGTTCTATCGCATGTTAGTGACGGGTGAAGCAATGGATGATCGGTTTGTAGATGTGTTGCTCCGTTCATTGTTTGAAGGCATTCAGTCCAAGTAG
- a CDS encoding LLM class flavin-dependent oxidoreductase: MKFALFSLMMNLPNAVTGEALTTQQKFHNILEQAKLAERLGFDAYGIGERHGAPFLSSSPPVVLTAIAAATTRIRLLTTVTVLSILDPVRVAEDYATLDQLSGGRLEMIIGKGNDPRHYPLFGISEEQQWDSLDERYHLLRRLWSEENVTWQGTYRPPLEGVTTWPRPLQQSIPIWHGSASSTVSTELAAKYGEPLFTSNSFHPQAKYKALIDHYRERLDYYGHDPQQAVIGSGAGSLYLADTGEEAIRHYKPYYEAFHATAAAQHNQSPFTDLEDNIARGPALIGSPEQVIEKILDYHAAYGHQVLSISVDGLTHSEQLEQVERFAKEVAPVLRRELPSSVWNEPPVLTQHSSFLSSNATDSWPTAISPIFQV, encoded by the coding sequence ATGAAATTTGCCTTGTTTAGTCTCATGATGAATCTGCCTAATGCAGTAACCGGGGAAGCGCTGACGACTCAACAGAAATTCCACAATATATTAGAGCAAGCGAAGCTGGCTGAACGACTGGGATTCGATGCCTATGGAATCGGTGAACGACACGGTGCACCTTTTCTATCTTCCTCGCCACCTGTCGTATTAACCGCAATAGCCGCAGCAACTACACGCATCCGGTTACTAACCACCGTCACTGTTCTTAGTATACTTGATCCGGTCCGGGTTGCCGAGGATTATGCCACGCTGGATCAATTATCGGGCGGACGGCTGGAGATGATCATCGGGAAAGGCAATGACCCTCGGCACTATCCGCTGTTCGGCATAAGCGAAGAGCAACAATGGGATTCACTCGATGAACGCTATCATCTGCTAAGACGGCTGTGGTCTGAAGAAAATGTAACCTGGCAGGGAACGTATCGCCCTCCTCTTGAGGGAGTAACCACCTGGCCAAGACCGCTTCAGCAATCCATCCCGATCTGGCACGGTAGCGCGTCCAGCACGGTCTCGACTGAACTCGCTGCCAAATATGGCGAGCCGCTCTTCACGTCGAACTCTTTTCACCCTCAGGCCAAATACAAAGCGTTAATTGATCACTATCGGGAGCGCCTCGATTATTATGGTCATGATCCGCAGCAGGCAGTGATTGGCTCCGGTGCCGGCAGTCTCTACCTTGCCGATACCGGTGAAGAAGCCATCCGTCACTACAAGCCATACTATGAAGCGTTCCATGCCACCGCCGCCGCACAGCATAACCAGTCTCCCTTCACCGATCTGGAGGATAACATTGCACGAGGTCCTGCATTAATCGGCAGTCCGGAGCAGGTCATTGAGAAAATTCTGGATTATCATGCCGCTTACGGACATCAGGTGCTGAGTATCAGCGTAGATGGACTGACGCATAGCGAGCAGCTGGAGCAAGTGGAGCGTTTTGCCAAGGAAGTGGCCCCTGTCTTACGCCGAGAACTGCCCAGTTCGGTATGGAATGAACCCCCGGTGTTAACCCAGCACTCATCCTTCCTTTCCTCTAATGCTACAGATTCATGGCCCACAGCCATCTCACCTATATTCCAGGTTTAG
- a CDS encoding helix-turn-helix transcriptional regulator: protein MEPTTTIRSYIEDYIRKQGYTLQYFADISGVNAGTLSAIIKGTRPIAMAQLDLITQGMKLEEGYFYEVYGAECFVESAPHWRRLEPFLQRCAELDKLECIQKVIQQVTDDRSYISELFEMAEGMLERGQTKAARMLYECVAECEKYQHSERLALCQYRIFTLSLGQDQHENLRAAVHFEPYINRLDEERQLDAIKDLANTYLALRYWDKVFTLAEDLEQKTKILQSYTKKKTDKSDRITAYPLFVYRAYSNLLKSSACERQGRYEEALQYTELYASLTKIAEPDEEDQIYIDKFEGWTEANSYLYKLMMGDQGVLPAYVNYIEQNEMELLPAMINILEAANKFDHNIDDIIYKFSDQINSEVTRLKGYTEQVELDMYITFLLERTIYHLNRCDYPEGMRQLMHCLEEAVKIKNQTDIIHCVALYERYRNIANAEIEHQYKLIMMEVQSYYDKKENPAFNLA, encoded by the coding sequence ATGGAACCTACAACTACGATACGCTCATATATTGAGGACTACATCAGGAAACAGGGGTACACCCTTCAGTATTTTGCCGATATATCGGGGGTTAACGCTGGAACGCTTAGTGCGATTATTAAGGGGACTCGGCCCATCGCTATGGCTCAACTGGATCTGATTACCCAAGGCATGAAGCTGGAAGAGGGATATTTCTACGAGGTCTATGGGGCTGAATGTTTCGTGGAATCGGCGCCCCATTGGAGAAGACTGGAGCCATTCCTGCAGCGTTGTGCTGAATTGGACAAGCTGGAATGTATTCAGAAGGTTATCCAGCAAGTGACGGATGATCGCTCGTATATCTCGGAGTTGTTCGAGATGGCGGAAGGCATGCTTGAGCGTGGACAGACGAAGGCTGCACGGATGTTGTACGAATGTGTGGCGGAATGTGAGAAGTATCAGCACTCGGAGCGTCTGGCTCTGTGTCAGTATCGCATCTTTACGCTATCTCTCGGTCAGGACCAGCATGAGAATCTTCGTGCGGCCGTACATTTTGAACCATATATTAACCGGCTGGATGAGGAACGGCAACTGGATGCGATAAAAGACCTGGCGAATACATACTTGGCTCTAAGATACTGGGACAAGGTATTCACTTTGGCTGAAGATCTAGAGCAGAAGACTAAAATTTTGCAATCCTACACAAAGAAAAAAACGGATAAAAGTGATCGGATAACGGCATATCCTTTGTTTGTATATAGAGCATATTCAAATTTGCTGAAGTCTTCCGCATGTGAGAGACAAGGACGCTACGAAGAAGCTCTACAATATACAGAGCTCTACGCCAGTCTTACAAAAATTGCTGAACCGGATGAAGAAGATCAGATTTATATTGATAAATTCGAGGGTTGGACGGAAGCAAATAGCTATCTATATAAGTTAATGATGGGCGATCAAGGTGTTTTGCCGGCTTACGTGAATTATATAGAGCAAAATGAAATGGAATTGCTGCCAGCAATGATAAATATTTTGGAGGCGGCTAATAAATTTGATCATAATATTGATGATATCATTTACAAGTTCAGCGATCAGATTAATTCAGAAGTTACGCGATTAAAGGGATATACTGAACAGGTGGAATTAGATATGTACATCACGTTCTTACTTGAACGCACTATCTATCATCTCAATCGTTGTGATTATCCAGAAGGTATGAGGCAGCTGATGCATTGTTTGGAAGAAGCCGTCAAAATAAAAAATCAAACAGACATTATCCATTGTGTAGCGTTATATGAGAGATATAGAAATATAGCAAATGCTGAAATTGAGCATCAGTATAAATTAATAATGATGGAGGTTCAGAGCTATTATGATAAAAAAGAAAATCCTGCATTTAATCTTGCTTAG
- a CDS encoding XRE family transcriptional regulator translates to MKLAPTIRTYIENHMREHGFKLQQFSDITGVNVGTLSASLKGSRPMAVSQLDQITAGMGLEKGYFYEMYSVEFFIEAAPHWRRLKPFLHRCAEFNKLACIQKVVIQVTDDRSYISELFEMAEEFNKNGLSEAALILYECVAEGEKYQHSERLALCQYRIFLLHKTIKQFDNLSAAIKFEPYIEKLDEEIQLDAIKDLANVYNTIHHWDKVDKLADALERKVDFQLELQSRRRKNIKRVAFYPIFTYKAYANLLKASVCEARKEFEKALEYTDIYAKVVEVSNPTEEEQILIDRFKGWAEGNRYLYRLSSGKHEVIEYYLDYLESNPHEILIAFVNIVQSANQHLLNIDFALDRFDSYITDFNTERHLEGTYNQQMLNHRYIRFYYELAKYRLHQQKYMMGIEALLTSLELASSSRDDLMSIKLIDLYGKFRSQATIEQEELYTGLITNRSIENYI, encoded by the coding sequence TTGAAACTTGCACCTACGATACGCACATATATTGAGAATCACATGAGGGAACATGGATTTAAATTGCAGCAATTCTCTGATATTACTGGTGTTAACGTTGGAACCTTGAGTGCTAGTCTTAAAGGTAGCAGACCAATGGCAGTGAGTCAGCTAGATCAGATCACTGCAGGTATGGGATTGGAAAAGGGTTACTTCTATGAAATGTACAGTGTGGAGTTCTTTATTGAAGCGGCTCCGCATTGGAGACGTTTAAAGCCTTTCCTTCATCGTTGTGCTGAGTTTAATAAGTTAGCTTGCATTCAAAAGGTTGTCATTCAAGTTACGGATGATCGCTCCTACATTTCAGAATTATTTGAGATGGCCGAAGAATTTAATAAGAATGGGCTGAGTGAAGCTGCACTTATTTTATATGAATGTGTGGCAGAGGGAGAAAAATATCAGCATTCGGAGCGGTTGGCTTTATGCCAGTACCGTATTTTTTTGCTCCATAAAACCATTAAACAATTCGATAATCTAAGTGCAGCGATAAAATTTGAGCCATATATTGAGAAGCTCGATGAAGAGATACAATTGGATGCAATCAAGGACCTAGCAAATGTTTATAACACAATACATCATTGGGATAAAGTTGATAAATTGGCGGATGCACTTGAACGGAAAGTTGATTTTCAGCTCGAACTTCAATCTCGAAGACGGAAAAATATAAAGAGGGTTGCCTTTTATCCCATATTCACATATAAAGCGTACGCAAATTTATTAAAGGCGAGTGTATGTGAAGCACGAAAGGAATTTGAAAAGGCGCTGGAATACACAGATATTTATGCAAAAGTTGTTGAAGTTTCTAACCCGACTGAGGAAGAACAGATATTAATAGATCGTTTCAAAGGATGGGCAGAAGGAAATCGATATTTATATCGCTTAAGTAGTGGAAAGCATGAGGTTATTGAATATTATTTAGATTACCTTGAATCCAATCCTCACGAAATCTTAATAGCATTCGTAAATATTGTTCAGTCAGCTAATCAACATTTGCTTAACATTGATTTTGCATTGGATAGATTTGATTCGTATATTACAGATTTTAATACGGAGAGACATTTAGAAGGAACCTACAACCAGCAAATGTTAAATCATAGGTATATACGCTTTTATTATGAGTTAGCGAAGTACAGGCTCCACCAGCAAAAGTATATGATGGGTATTGAAGCTTTGCTGACAAGTTTGGAACTGGCTTCAAGTAGTAGAGATGACCTTATGTCTATTAAATTAATTGATCTTTATGGGAAATTTAGAAGCCAAGCAACTATTGAGCAGGAAGAACTGTACACTGGATTAATAACAAACCGAAGTATAGAAAACTATATATAA
- a CDS encoding aspartyl-phosphate phosphatase Spo0E family protein: MSELIQIRDQIEQSKQHLRLLVEQHGMQDYKVLQQSRVLDELINRYIHLNKNKLKRK, translated from the coding sequence GTGAGTGAACTGATACAGATCAGAGACCAAATAGAACAGAGTAAACAACATCTTCGTCTCTTGGTAGAGCAACATGGCATGCAAGACTATAAAGTTCTTCAACAGTCTAGGGTTCTAGATGAACTGATTAATAGATATATTCATCTTAATAAGAATAAATTAAAAAGGAAGTAG